The following coding sequences lie in one Euhalothece natronophila Z-M001 genomic window:
- the ligA gene encoding NAD-dependent DNA ligase LigA, with amino-acid sequence MNQEESRIKQLRQQLQAANEAYYLHDNPIMEDEVYDRLYRELQGLEEKYPELITPDSPTQRIGGEVAEGFASVKHQIPLYSLENAFNEEEFRQWAARHQGEAVEYVCELKIDGNALALTYEDGVLVRGVTRGDGETGEEITNNVRTIPSIPLRLKLNNPPARVEVRGEAFLPRQTFEKINQTRQANGESVFANPRNATSGTLRQFDPKVVAERKLDFFAYTLYVVEENSPWQPETQDYSLQVLEEMGFKVNPHRKVCQSLEEVEEFFREWEEKRNTLAYETDGVVVKINSYALQKRLGFTQKFPRWAIALKFPAEEAPSQIKAITVNVGRTGAVTPLAHLEPISLAGTTVQRATLHNSDFIRELDVCIGDTVVVRKAGDIIPEIVRVLPSLRPNDAQAFIMPKECPECGSTLVRPEGEAITRCVNASCPAILRGSLVHWASRDAMDIQGLGEKMVESLVSKGLVTSVADLYQLQVEGLVKLERVGEKSAGNLVRAIAQSKQQPWSRVLYGLGIRYVGKVNAGILAKKFPTVEKLAKASIDELQAVEGIGEEIARSLYQWFRIEANQNLIQELQNLGLNLGEDTSTSEPITQPLAGKTFVLTGKFNSFTRKEAQTLIEQAGGKVTSSVSQKTDYVVVGEDSGSKQEKAKALEIPQIGEDELKAMLNQE; translated from the coding sequence ATGAATCAGGAAGAGTCGAGAATTAAACAACTTCGTCAACAGTTACAAGCGGCAAATGAGGCTTATTATTTGCACGATAATCCTATTATGGAAGATGAGGTTTATGATCGTCTTTATCGAGAGTTGCAGGGGTTAGAAGAAAAATATCCAGAGTTAATTACCCCTGATAGCCCAACTCAACGAATAGGAGGAGAGGTTGCAGAAGGGTTTGCCTCGGTTAAACATCAAATTCCCCTCTATAGCCTAGAAAATGCTTTTAATGAGGAAGAATTTAGACAATGGGCAGCGCGACACCAAGGAGAAGCGGTTGAGTATGTCTGTGAGTTAAAAATTGATGGCAATGCCTTAGCATTAACCTATGAGGATGGGGTGTTAGTACGAGGGGTAACGCGAGGCGATGGAGAAACGGGGGAAGAGATTACCAATAATGTTCGCACCATTCCCAGTATCCCTTTACGTCTGAAATTAAATAATCCCCCAGCGCGAGTCGAGGTGAGAGGGGAGGCGTTTTTACCCCGTCAAACCTTTGAAAAAATTAATCAAACCCGTCAAGCCAATGGAGAATCCGTTTTTGCTAATCCTCGTAATGCTACGTCGGGAACGTTGCGACAATTTGATCCCAAAGTGGTGGCGGAACGGAAGTTAGATTTTTTTGCTTATACTCTGTATGTGGTAGAGGAAAATTCCCCTTGGCAGCCAGAAACTCAAGATTACTCGTTACAGGTGTTAGAAGAAATGGGGTTTAAGGTGAATCCTCATCGTAAGGTTTGTCAGTCTTTAGAAGAAGTTGAGGAGTTTTTCCGAGAATGGGAAGAAAAACGGAACACCCTAGCTTATGAAACAGATGGGGTAGTGGTGAAAATTAATTCCTATGCGTTACAAAAAAGGCTCGGATTTACGCAAAAATTCCCTCGCTGGGCGATCGCGCTGAAGTTTCCCGCCGAAGAAGCCCCCAGTCAAATTAAAGCGATTACGGTCAATGTTGGGCGCACAGGTGCCGTGACACCACTTGCTCATCTTGAACCCATTTCGCTAGCTGGAACCACTGTCCAACGGGCAACGCTTCATAATAGTGATTTTATCAGAGAATTAGATGTTTGTATTGGAGATACAGTAGTGGTGAGGAAAGCTGGGGATATTATTCCTGAGATTGTTCGAGTTTTACCCTCATTACGCCCCAATGACGCACAGGCGTTTATAATGCCGAAAGAATGCCCTGAATGTGGTTCTACTTTAGTCCGCCCAGAAGGGGAAGCAATAACACGCTGTGTGAATGCTTCTTGTCCAGCGATTTTACGAGGGAGTTTGGTGCATTGGGCTTCTCGGGATGCGATGGATATTCAGGGGTTGGGGGAAAAAATGGTGGAAAGTTTGGTCAGTAAGGGGTTAGTCACTTCGGTGGCGGATTTGTATCAGTTACAAGTGGAGGGGTTAGTTAAACTAGAAAGAGTGGGGGAAAAATCAGCAGGAAATCTCGTTCGCGCGATCGCGCAGTCCAAACAGCAACCTTGGTCACGGGTACTTTATGGCTTAGGGATTCGCTATGTGGGAAAAGTGAATGCGGGGATTTTAGCCAAGAAGTTTCCCACGGTAGAAAAATTAGCCAAGGCAAGTATTGACGAGTTACAAGCCGTAGAAGGAATCGGAGAAGAAATCGCGCGATCGCTGTATCAGTGGTTTAGAATTGAAGCCAACCAAAACTTAATCCAAGAGTTACAGAATTTAGGGCTAAATCTGGGAGAAGATACATCCACCTCTGAACCGATAACGCAACCCCTAGCAGGGAAAACCTTTGTTCTCACAGGAAAATTTAATAGTTTTACTCGCAAAGAAGCCCAAACCCTCATTGAACAAGCAGGAGGAAAAGTTACCAGTTCTGTCAGTCAAAAAACTGATTATGTTGTCGTTGGAGAAGACAGTGGATCAAAACAAGAAAAAGCCAAAGCCTTAGAAATTCCGCAAATCGGGGAAGACGAGTTAAAAGCAATGCTGAATCAAGAATAA
- the queG gene encoding tRNA epoxyqueuosine(34) reductase QueG — protein MVLTSTEIKEKAKSLGFHLVGIAEAKNDEQTVAQTRLKNWLASGYHADMDWINNPKRFDLEACLSGVKSVIAVALNYYTPYEQPDDAETGKVSRYAWGRDYHKVMKKKLKALSQWLEDQDETIKTRYYCDTGPLQDKFWAQQAGLGWIAKNSNVITRDYGSWVFLGEVLTTLELTPDTPHTEHCGTCTRCLEACPTNAFPQPFVVDANKCIAYHTIENRSENLPENITLDGWVAGCDICQEVCPWNQQFAKETDCDDFQPRPDNFAPNLIELSQLKEQDWDEKTRGSALRRIKPAMWRRNARVNLEEDGDRNPND, from the coding sequence ATGGTTTTAACCAGTACAGAAATTAAAGAAAAAGCGAAATCATTAGGGTTTCATTTAGTAGGAATTGCTGAGGCAAAAAATGATGAACAAACCGTAGCCCAAACTCGTCTCAAAAACTGGTTAGCTTCAGGATATCATGCGGATATGGATTGGATAAATAATCCCAAACGTTTTGATCTCGAAGCCTGCCTTTCGGGAGTAAAATCTGTTATTGCCGTTGCTCTTAATTACTATACCCCTTATGAGCAACCTGATGATGCTGAAACAGGGAAAGTGTCTCGATATGCTTGGGGACGAGATTATCATAAAGTGATGAAGAAAAAATTAAAAGCCCTTTCCCAGTGGTTAGAAGATCAAGACGAAACCATTAAAACTCGATATTATTGTGATACTGGCCCCTTACAAGATAAATTTTGGGCGCAGCAAGCAGGGTTAGGTTGGATTGCCAAAAATAGTAATGTCATTACCCGTGACTATGGTAGTTGGGTATTTTTAGGAGAAGTTTTAACGACTTTAGAATTAACACCAGATACCCCTCATACTGAGCACTGTGGCACTTGTACACGCTGTTTAGAGGCTTGTCCTACGAATGCTTTTCCCCAACCTTTTGTCGTAGATGCCAATAAATGTATTGCTTATCATACCATTGAAAATCGCTCCGAAAATCTCCCTGAAAATATCACCCTTGACGGTTGGGTGGCTGGTTGTGATATTTGTCAAGAAGTTTGTCCATGGAATCAACAATTTGCCAAAGAAACAGACTGTGATGACTTTCAACCGCGCCCTGATAATTTTGCTCCTAACCTGATAGAATTATCGCAACTAAAAGAACAAGATTGGGATGAAAAAACACGGGGATCAGCCCTAAGACGGATTAAACCAGCGATGTGGAGACGCAATGCTCGTGTTAATCTAGAAGAAGACGGGGATCGCAATCCCAATGATTAG